From Arachis stenosperma cultivar V10309 chromosome 2, arast.V10309.gnm1.PFL2, whole genome shotgun sequence, one genomic window encodes:
- the LOC130961276 gene encoding putative disease resistance RPP13-like protein 1: MAAKLYGGAYLTSFVDAILEKLSPILEDDSFVERYILLGRLEKTLYEAGPVLDDAEQKQFTNKKVKKWLVDLQDALYKADDLVDELSTKAAIAATLRDPGIFSSCSSVVDSYIEGTGDMEKIVGTLESVVARKDLLCLEKSAKVDMPRTPSTSLLVSSDIFGRDKDMKKIIKLVADDTRHAESPVTVIPIVGMGGIGKTTLAQLVYNDEQVQQKFNVKAWVCVGEVFDVLKVTKTVVEKATSASCNMNDLDSVQQRLRTEVTGKRFLVVLDDMWTNHYDDWKTFLRPFQCGSQGGMILVTTRIDTVASMVKTIPAHNLSLLDDEQCWSVFANHAFFPTESRDRLALEKVGRKIVEKCKGLPLAAQSLGGLLRTKDNISDWEDVLMSEIWEFSEDECRILPALRISYHYLPSYLKRCFVYCSLYPKDYEFDKDELVILWMAEDLLQQPKSGSILEEVGYKYFNDLAARSFFQPSKNGFEYSFVMHDLMHDLATFYGEKFFVRISEQENVSQHDTKTRHLSYDLNDNDSVPKMLKACESLSHVRTLFQINEYIYRQHKEGIDPCSLLAQVKRLRVLSFTSFKIDRLPDSIGELIHLRYLNLSNTLVVTLPKSLNNLYNLQTLKLAECKKLKKLPSNMQNLVNLRHLDIEGTDLEEMPKKMSKLKDLHLLSCYIAGKHEENGIGELGELPHLHGSFCLEKLENVKNSGEASNARMDEKIHLNALYLEWSWSSFEESEVCDSQSEKDVLDKLRPHKDLKDLSIWGYRGSMFPDWVGQSSYHNMTWLKLRGCRNCWVLPSLGQLPSLMTLEISECDKVKKIGGSFYKGDGTHQHQETPFRSLKYLSIKGMPCLEEWESYECDDDDHPPFPKLEMLIIENCPKLRGDLPTFLPSLKEIVISGCEELGCYLPRAPIIRELRIHGKQEARMRDQPLSMLEKVKINGEQLVDSLFEAMTHTQPTSLIHLHISECSSAISFPGDSLPPSLEVLSIINCKNVEFPMQHQQHHSLTSLTIKNSCDSLTSFALPAFPNLKDLTIERCENLTSLELSQSQSLRELWIDGCPKLENIIRLPASLRELSIYKCPLLGEGIERKDPHIWPFISHIPRIRLDGKLILNDSRS, translated from the coding sequence ATGGCTGCAAAACTTTATGGTGGAGCTTATCTCACTTCCTTTGTTGATGCTATTTTGGAGAAGCTTTCTCCAATACTTGAAGATGACTCATTCGTGGAAAGGTACATCTTGCTTGGAAGGTTGGAGAAAACTCTGTATGAGGCTGGACCTGTTCTTGATGATGCTGAGCAGAAGCAGTTCACTAATAAGAAAGTGAAGAAGTGGCTTGTTGATCTCCAAGATGCTCTCTATAAGGCTGATGATTTGGTCGATGAGCTCTCCACTAAGGCTGCCATCGCTGCCACTCTAAGAGATCCAGGTATCTTTTCTTCCTGTTCTTCTGTTGTTGATTCATATATTGAAGGTACTGGTGACATGGAAAAAATAGTTGGTACACTAGAGTCTGTTGTAGCACGTAAAGATTTACTTTGTCTGGAGAAGAGTGCCAAGGTGGACATGCCGAGAACTCCATCCACATCTCTCCTTGTAAGTTCTGACATATTTGGTCGGGATAAAGACATGAAGAAGATAATCAAATTGGTGGCAGATGATACTCGTCATGCTGAATCACCTGTGACTGTCATCCCCATTGTGGGTATGGGTGGTATAGGAAAAACTACTCTGGCTCAATTGGTTTACAATGATGAGCAAGTGCAGCAAAAGTTTAATGTTAAAGCATGGGTTTGTGTTGGTGAAGTATTTGATGTTCTTAAGGTGACAAAGACTGTAGTGGAGAAAGCTACTTCTGCTTCTTGCAATATGAATGATTTAGATTCAGTACAACAACGTTTGAGGACTGAGGTAACAGGGAAGAGGTTTTTGGTTGTTCTGGATGACATGTGGACCAATCATTATGATGATTGGAAAACTTTTCTACGTCCCTTCCAATGTGGAAGTCAGGGAGGAATGATTCTTGTAACAACCCGCATTGATACAGTTGCTTCTATGGTGAAAACAATTCCAGCTCACAATTTGAGTTTGTTGGATGATGAACAATGTTGGTCGGTGTTTGCAAATCATGCATTTTTTCCTACTGAATCCCGAGATCGTTTGGCTTTGGAAAAAGTTGGTAGAAAAATTGTTGAAAAGTGCAAAGGACTGCCTTTGGCTGCTCAATCACTTGGGGGCTTGCTAAGAACCAAGGATAACATATCGGACTGGGAAGATGTTCTGATGAGTGAGATTTGGGAGTTTTCTGAAGATGagtgtaggattcttcctgcatTAAGGATCAGCTATCACTACCTCCCTTCATATTTAAAACGTTGCTTTGTTTATTGTTCTTTATATCCAAAGGACTACGAATTTGACAAAGATGAATTAGTGATATTATGGATGGCAGAAGATCTTTTGCAACAACCAAAAAGTGGAAGCATTTTAGAAGAAGTTGGATATAAATACTTCAATGATTTAGCTGCACGATCATTCTTTCAACCTTCAAAGAATGGTTTTGAATATTCATTTGTGATGCACGATCTCATGCATGATCTAGCTACATTTTATGGTGAAAAGTTCTTTGTTAGAATCTCTGAACAGGAGAATGTATCCCAACATGATACTAAAACTCGTCATTTGTCATATGATCTCAACGACAATGATTCAGTCCCGAAGATGTTGAAAGCATGTGAGAGTTTAAGTCATGTGAGGACCCTGTTTCAAATCAATGAATATATATACCGTCAACACAAAGAGGGAATTGATCCTTGTAGCTTACTGGCACAGGTGAAGCGCTTACGTGTTTTGTCATTTACATCATTTAAAATTGATAGATTGCCTGATTCAATTGGTGAATTGATCCACTTGCGTTATTTGAATCTCTCTAACACACTTGTCGTGACATTGCCCAAGTCCTTGAATAATTTGTACAATTTACAAACATTGAAGTTGGCAGAGtgtaaaaaacttaaaaagctTCCCTCCAACATGCAAAATCTTGTGAATCTGCGTCATCTTGATATTGAGGGCACTGATTTAGAAGAGATGCCAAAAAAGATGAGCAAATTAAAAGATTTGCATTTGTTAAGTTGCTATATTGCGGGCAAACATGAAGAGAATGGGATTGGAGAATTGGGAGAGCTACCACATCTTCATGGATCATTTTGTCTTGAGAAATTAGAGAATGTTAAGAATAGTGGTGAAGCATCGAATGCAAGGATGGATGAAAAAATACACCTGAATGCTTTATATTTGGAGTGGTCATGGtcatcatttgaagaaagtgagGTTTGTGATTCGCAAAGTGAAAAAGATGTACTTGACAAATTACGTCCTCACAAAGACTTGAAGGACCTATCTATCTGGGGTTACAGAGGTAGCATGTTTCCGGATTGGGTAGGGCAGTCTTCGTACCACAACATGACTTGGTTGAAGCTGAGGGGATGCAGGAATTGTTGGGTGCTTCCTTCACTTGGACAGTTACCCTCTCTAATGACTTTGGAGATTTCAGAATGTGATAAGGTGAAGAAGATTGGTGGGTCATTCTATAAGGGTGATGGAACTCATCAGCATCAGGAGACACCCTTCCGATCCCTTAAATATCTCAGTATTAAAGGAATGCCTTGCTTGGAGGAATGGGAGTCATATGaatgtgatgatgatgatcatccACCATTTCCGAAACTTGAGATGCTTATTATAGAGAACTGCCCTAAGTTAAGAGGAGATTTGCCCACTTTCCTTCCGTCTTTGAAAGAAATTGTCATATCAGGATGTGAGGAGCTTGGTTGTTATCTGCCAAGAGCTCCCATCATTCGCGAATTAAGAATACATGGCAAACAGGAAGCAAGAATGCGGGACCAACCACTTTCCATGTTGGAGAAAGTAAAAATTAATGGAGAGCAGCTTGTGGATTCTCTGTTTGAGGCCATGACCCACACCCAACCAACCTCTCTCATACACCTACACATCTCTGAGTGCTCATCAGCCATATCATTTCCAGGGGATTCTTTGCCCCCTTCATTGGAAGTGCTATCAATCATTAACTGCAAGAATGTAGAATTCCCAATGCAACACCAACAACATCACTCACTAACGAGTCTTACAATAAAGAACAGCTGTGATTCGCTTACATCCTTCGCATTGCCAGCGTTCCCAAATCTCAAGGATCTCACAATTGAAAGATGTGAAAATTTGACATCTCTGGAGCTGTCACAGTCACAGTCCCTCCGAGAATTATGGATTGATGGATGCCCTAAGCTGGAGAACATAATAAGGCTGCCTGCCTCTTTAAGGGAACTCAGTATCTATAAATGTCCGTTGTTGGGTGAAGGCATAGAGAGGAAGGACCCCCACATTTGGCCATTCATTTCCCACATTCCCCGCATTCGACTTGATGGGAAACTGATTCTCAATGACTCAAGATCTTAA
- the LOC130963548 gene encoding uncharacterized protein LOC130963548 — MADRENPQLSQDDLLARIAELQAEVRRIAELSTQNNGESSKGSAQGVADPLNITPPKEKLTLDNPFSEEITNYQMPKNFTLATALEPYKGFGDPRAHVKKFQSMMFFNGPNNEPVLCREFPTYLDGAALLWFSKLSAGSISSFEDLARSFIDYFAASRIYVHGSDYLGTIKQGQNESLKDYMTRFADATMEIQDLDPAVHLHALKAGLRPGKFWETIAITKPKTLEEFRERAAGQMEIEELREAQKSDKQPHRDILNAKIIKLPARAGSYQDQRFVDRTKHCAFHQKFGHTTDNCIVAKDLLERLARQGLLDKYVKSRKGRRGNSDREENKQATTNNNKKERTTPDPPRGIISHISGRFAGGGETSSARKRSYRVMLAIEGTIHPKKDKDPDVTISFNQADFRSASPNLDDPVVISIQVGELLVRKTLLDPGSSADV, encoded by the exons ATGGCTGACAGGGAAAATCCACAACTCTCGCAGGACGACCTCCTGGCTCGAATCGCAGAGCTTCAGGCAGAAGTACGAAGGATAGCGGAGCTATCAACCCAGAACAATGGAGAAAGCTCCAAAGGCTCGGCCCAAGGTGTCGCAGATCCTTTAAACATCACCCCGCCAAAAGAGAAGCTCACCCTCGACAATCCCTTCTCCGAGGAGATCACAAACTACCAAATGCCAAAGAACTTTACACTGGCCACTGCACTAGAACCATACAAGGGGTTCGGAGACCCCCGGGCCCACGTGAAGAAGTTCCaatcaatgatgttcttcaatgGTCCTAACAATGAGCCCGTCCTCTGCCGAGAATTCCCCACATACCTTGATGGCGCTGCATTGCTCTGGTTTTCTAAACTTTCTGCAGGTTCAATCTCCTCCTTTGAAGACCTAGCCAGGTCATTCATTGACTATTTTGCTGCATCAAGGATATATGTACATGGATCAGATTACCTCGGCACCATCAAGCAAGGTCAGAACGAGAGCTTGAAGGACTACATGACCAGATTCGCGGATGCCACTATGGAGATCCAGGACTTGGACCCGGCCGTCCACCTACACGCCCTAAAAGCCGGCCTCAGGCCCGGTAAATTCTGGGAGACCATCGCTATAACAAAGCCTAAGACGCTAGAAGAGTTCCGCGAAAGGGCAGCAGGTCAAATGGAAATCGAAGAACTCCGTGAGGCCCAAAAGTCGGACAAACAACCACATCG AGATATCCTCAACGCCAAAATCATAAAGCTACCAGCTCGAGCAGGAAGCTACCAGGACCAAAGATTCGTGGACAGAACGAAACATTGTGCTTTCCACCAAAAGTTCGGCCACACCACGGACAACTGCATTGTCGCAAAGGATCTCCTAGAAAGGCTGGCACGCCAGGGACTCTTAGACAAATATGTCAAGAGCCGGAAGGGCAGAAGAGGAAACTCGGACAGGGAAGAGAACAAACAAGCAACGAcgaacaacaacaaaaaagaaCGGACAACCCCCGATCCACCAAGGGGAATTATTAGCCACATATCAGGAAGATTCGCAGGCGGAGGAGAAACAAGCTCGGCCAGAAAGCGAAGCTACAGGGTGATGCTGGCAATCGAAGGAACCATACATCCAAAGAAGGACAAAGACCCAGATGTCACAATATCCTTCAACCAAGCAGACTTCAGATCGGCAAGCCCTAACCTCGACGACCCCGTGGTAATTTCCATCCAGGTCGGAGAACTATTGGTAAGAAAAACATTGCTGGACCCAGGTAGTAGTGCTGATGTTTAA